Proteins encoded in a region of the Streptomyces sp. NBC_00513 genome:
- a CDS encoding cupin domain-containing protein: MSEPPTIPGEGFHPHLPDAPDRPTAPLRTRLHHVRAGSLDGDTAQSGGMRRVAAVSGKTVGSEKLWMGQTHVAPSTASSDHHHGESETAIYVVSGHPEFVFLDDTSDPAEEVRLRTSPGDYVFVPPFVPHREENPDPAEQAVVVIARSTQEAIVVNLPHLYALPADEA; encoded by the coding sequence ATGAGCGAGCCGCCCACGATTCCCGGTGAAGGTTTCCACCCGCACCTCCCCGACGCACCGGACCGCCCGACGGCGCCGCTGCGCACCCGCCTGCATCACGTACGCGCGGGCTCCCTGGACGGTGACACCGCCCAGAGCGGTGGCATGCGGAGGGTCGCGGCCGTCAGCGGCAAGACGGTCGGCTCCGAGAAGCTGTGGATGGGCCAGACCCACGTGGCGCCCTCGACCGCCTCCTCCGACCACCACCACGGCGAGTCCGAGACCGCCATCTACGTGGTCAGCGGACACCCCGAGTTCGTCTTCCTGGACGACACGAGCGACCCGGCCGAGGAGGTGCGGCTGCGCACCTCCCCCGGCGACTACGTATTCGTCCCACCGTTCGTGCCCCACCGGGAGGAGAACCCGGATCCCGCCGAGCAGGCCGTGGTCGTCATCGCCCGCAGCACCCAGGAGGCGATCGTCGTCAACCTCC
- a CDS encoding Rrf2 family transcriptional regulator, with protein MHISAKADYATRALLELACEPSRPLTCEAIASSQQIPFRFLKSVVGELRKAGLVRSQRGCEGGYWLGRPAGEITLLDVARAVDGELISLRGEPLAGLVYPGPAAGLPGVWQRIEADAAAVLGRATLASLMPVGAAGRLPREGAA; from the coding sequence ATGCATATCTCCGCGAAGGCGGACTACGCCACGCGCGCTCTCCTGGAGCTCGCATGTGAGCCGAGCCGCCCGCTGACCTGCGAGGCCATCGCCTCCTCCCAGCAGATTCCGTTCCGGTTCCTGAAGTCCGTCGTGGGCGAACTACGGAAGGCGGGGCTGGTGCGCAGCCAGCGCGGCTGCGAGGGGGGCTACTGGCTGGGCAGGCCCGCGGGTGAGATCACCCTGTTGGACGTGGCGCGGGCGGTGGACGGCGAGTTGATCTCGTTGCGTGGCGAGCCGCTGGCCGGGCTCGTCTACCCCGGCCCCGCCGCGGGGCTGCCCGGCGTGTGGCAGCGGATCGAGGCGGACGCGGCGGCGGTGCTGGGCCGGGCGACGCTGGCTTCGCTGATGCCGGTGGGAGCGGCCGGACGGCTGCCCCGTGAGGGCGCCGCGTGA
- a CDS encoding DsbA family protein — translation MSAPPAPCGVPTPPPELEVVEYTDPLCPWAWGSEPVFRRLRAALDGRVRWRRVFCILFDEDEDPAPDPAAETAWYARYVEDITAHTRAPRAVALDRVAASSWPASLVAKAAERQGADVAERVLRRLRESVFVLGEPADTFELALASAAGVPGLDPARLSVDAAGAEVLGQVRADHAEARRPVPEVRSVRGGSPHPGAAKETEGGYRYALPTLLVRTPAQYRAVPGRRPYADYVAAFAELAPGLPVAGEPIAPAQALERHRSLTEPERPMLAQGPWPPARAVRVDTGNGPLWLHPEEAAVHPAVRLGSSSTD, via the coding sequence GTGAGCGCCCCACCGGCTCCGTGCGGCGTGCCGACGCCGCCGCCGGAGCTCGAAGTCGTGGAGTACACCGACCCGTTGTGCCCCTGGGCGTGGGGTTCGGAGCCGGTCTTCCGCCGGTTGCGGGCGGCCCTGGACGGCCGGGTGCGCTGGCGGCGCGTGTTCTGCATCCTCTTCGACGAGGACGAGGACCCGGCCCCCGATCCGGCGGCGGAGACCGCCTGGTACGCGCGCTACGTCGAGGACATCACCGCCCACACGCGGGCGCCCCGCGCCGTGGCGCTCGACCGGGTGGCCGCCAGTTCATGGCCCGCCTCCCTCGTCGCCAAGGCCGCGGAGCGGCAGGGCGCCGACGTGGCCGAGCGGGTGCTGCGCCGGCTGCGGGAGAGTGTCTTCGTCCTCGGCGAGCCGGCGGACACCTTCGAGTTGGCGTTGGCCTCGGCGGCGGGTGTCCCGGGCCTGGATCCGGCACGGCTGTCGGTGGACGCCGCGGGCGCCGAGGTGCTCGGGCAGGTGCGCGCGGACCATGCCGAGGCGCGCCGTCCGGTGCCCGAAGTACGGTCCGTACGGGGTGGCTCGCCGCATCCCGGCGCGGCCAAGGAGACCGAGGGTGGGTACCGGTACGCCCTTCCGACGCTGTTGGTCCGTACCCCCGCGCAGTACCGTGCGGTGCCCGGCCGGCGCCCGTACGCGGACTACGTCGCAGCCTTCGCGGAACTGGCACCGGGTCTGCCGGTGGCCGGTGAACCGATCGCTCCGGCGCAGGCGTTGGAGCGTCACCGGAGCCTGACCGAGCCCGAGCGGCCGATGCTCGCGCAGGGCCCCTGGCCGCCGGCGCGGGCGGTCCGGGTGGATACCGGCAATGGTCCCCTGTGGCTGCACCCCGAGGAAGCCGCAGTGCATCCGGCTGTTCGGCTCGGGAGTTCTTCCACCGACTGA
- a CDS encoding ABC transporter substrate-binding protein, with translation MSTHLMPHSSRPDVPPARHIARPRLAILATALVAVLTPALGACAGGAASAGGGGAGGNGTLKWTSSYFPAHWDPVVSGSGAQFRELALVYASLTRTDETGNAVPDLAESWEYNEKGDQVTFHLRPGLKFTDGVPLDATAVKDAVERAKKQKNSALFGDLTSIQSVDANGLDAVLHLTQVDYQIPQLLGQRVLQIASPKAAATPEKLDQNPVGAGPFTITQLVPGTKAVLKKNPAYWDAKNIHIDNVELTSAPDASTVVNGLQTGVYNFADIKPSQADAAEKAGLDVFVQPGFNASNISLNINKAPFDNDKVVDAVRYAVNRQEFVDKLTFGHGSVTNQPFPKGYVAYDPESENTHPYDPAKARQLLAEAGHKPGDIKLNLVIPNEDPQAEIVQSQLAKVGVTVTIKIDKNWSNPFFAKDLTFSLYGTTGRDSAAQTLTAHFGPNGPLNLSSPYEPNGFEAAIAKVRQTPLDAPDYPKVLRAATRAGLQSKALVFTYSSPNLIAKSKSISALPKNPAHIDWTGVTISGN, from the coding sequence ATGTCCACACACCTCATGCCCCACAGCTCCAGACCGGACGTCCCGCCGGCGCGTCACATCGCCCGGCCGCGCCTCGCGATCCTCGCCACCGCCCTCGTCGCCGTGCTCACCCCGGCCCTCGGCGCCTGCGCCGGAGGCGCCGCCTCGGCCGGCGGCGGAGGTGCGGGCGGCAACGGCACGCTGAAGTGGACCTCCTCCTACTTCCCGGCCCACTGGGATCCGGTCGTCTCCGGCAGCGGCGCCCAGTTCCGGGAACTCGCCCTGGTCTACGCCTCGTTGACCCGTACCGACGAGACCGGCAACGCCGTCCCGGACCTCGCCGAGAGCTGGGAGTACAACGAGAAGGGCGACCAGGTCACCTTCCACCTGCGCCCCGGGCTGAAGTTCACCGACGGCGTGCCGCTCGACGCCACAGCCGTCAAGGACGCCGTCGAGCGGGCCAAGAAGCAGAAGAACTCGGCACTCTTCGGAGACCTGACATCCATTCAGTCCGTCGATGCCAACGGCCTGGACGCGGTACTCCACCTCACTCAGGTCGACTACCAGATACCCCAGCTGCTCGGTCAGCGGGTCCTGCAGATCGCCAGCCCCAAGGCCGCCGCCACTCCCGAGAAACTGGACCAGAACCCGGTCGGCGCGGGCCCGTTCACCATCACCCAGCTGGTCCCGGGCACCAAGGCGGTCCTGAAGAAGAACCCGGCGTACTGGGACGCGAAGAACATCCACATCGACAACGTCGAACTCACCTCCGCCCCCGACGCCTCCACGGTCGTCAACGGCCTGCAGACCGGCGTCTACAACTTCGCCGACATCAAGCCCAGTCAGGCGGACGCCGCCGAGAAGGCCGGCCTGGACGTCTTCGTGCAGCCGGGCTTCAACGCCTCGAACATCAGCCTCAACATCAACAAGGCGCCGTTCGACAACGACAAGGTCGTCGACGCCGTGCGCTACGCGGTCAACCGCCAGGAGTTCGTCGACAAACTCACCTTCGGCCACGGCTCGGTGACCAACCAGCCGTTCCCCAAGGGATACGTCGCCTACGACCCGGAGTCCGAGAACACCCACCCGTACGACCCGGCGAAGGCGCGACAACTGCTCGCCGAAGCGGGCCACAAGCCCGGGGACATCAAGCTCAACCTGGTCATCCCCAACGAAGACCCGCAGGCCGAGATCGTCCAGTCGCAGCTGGCCAAGGTCGGTGTCACCGTCACCATCAAGATCGACAAGAACTGGTCCAACCCCTTCTTCGCCAAGGACCTGACCTTCTCGCTCTACGGCACCACCGGCCGCGACTCGGCCGCGCAGACACTCACCGCCCACTTCGGCCCCAACGGCCCGCTCAACCTCAGCTCGCCCTACGAGCCGAACGGTTTCGAGGCGGCCATCGCGAAGGTCCGCCAGACCCCGCTGGACGCGCCCGACTACCCGAAGGTGTTGCGGGCGGCGACCCGGGCCGGTCTACAGAGCAAGGCGCTGGTCTTCACGTACTCCTCGCCGAACCTCATCGCCAAGAGCAAGTCGATCTCCGCCCTGCCCAAGAACCCGGCGCACATCGACTGGACCGGCGTCACCATCTCCGGCAACTGA
- a CDS encoding ABC transporter permease yields MTTTAHPAAAARRRGAALTRVRHAAVRVLAAVARSVAIFVPVFLVATFVTFSLRSMSGLSPARIQLGEEATPEAIHRVEAQWGLDQPFLVQYWDWFSGVLHGRLGTSWANGADISTLIGLGLGVSLSIATFALLIGIVAGFLLGAVAALRRTTWIDRAITGFVTLISVMPAFVVGIVLVVVLAVGLGWFPSAGYVPAEQGIGPWLAHITLPAVALSFDVIADVARQLRGGLIAAYRENYVTGALVRGLSPRRIFFGHVLRNGLGPVLATLGLKFPALVGASVVTEWIFGLQGFGRFANDAAQAGDVPAVQGVLVVSIALVVTFNLIVNLLLARVTPAAQRGV; encoded by the coding sequence GTGACCACCACCGCCCACCCCGCCGCGGCCGCCCGCCGTCGCGGGGCCGCCCTGACCCGGGTGCGACACGCGGCGGTCCGCGTCCTGGCAGCCGTGGCCCGGTCGGTCGCCATCTTCGTCCCCGTCTTCCTGGTCGCGACCTTCGTGACGTTCTCGCTGCGGTCGATGAGCGGGCTCAGCCCGGCACGGATCCAGCTGGGTGAGGAGGCGACCCCCGAGGCGATCCACCGGGTGGAGGCCCAGTGGGGGCTGGACCAGCCCTTCCTGGTCCAGTACTGGGACTGGTTCAGCGGGGTCCTGCACGGCCGGCTCGGCACCAGCTGGGCCAACGGCGCCGACATCTCCACGCTCATCGGGCTCGGCCTGGGGGTGAGCCTGTCCATCGCGACGTTCGCCCTCCTCATCGGCATCGTGGCCGGCTTCCTCCTCGGCGCCGTGGCGGCGCTGCGGCGCACGACGTGGATCGACCGCGCCATCACCGGGTTCGTCACCCTGATCTCGGTGATGCCGGCCTTCGTCGTCGGCATCGTGCTCGTGGTGGTCCTCGCGGTCGGACTCGGCTGGTTCCCCTCCGCCGGGTACGTCCCCGCCGAACAGGGAATCGGGCCGTGGCTCGCCCACATCACCCTCCCGGCCGTCGCGCTGAGCTTCGACGTCATCGCCGACGTCGCCCGCCAACTGCGCGGCGGTCTCATCGCCGCCTACCGCGAGAACTACGTGACGGGCGCGCTGGTACGGGGGCTGAGCCCGCGCCGGATCTTCTTCGGGCACGTGCTGCGCAACGGCCTCGGGCCGGTACTCGCCACCCTGGGCCTGAAGTTCCCCGCCCTGGTCGGAGCCTCCGTCGTCACGGAGTGGATCTTCGGCCTCCAGGGCTTCGGCCGGTTCGCCAACGACGCGGCCCAGGCCGGCGACGTACCGGCCGTACAGGGCGTCCTCGTGGTGTCGATCGCCCTGGTCGTCACCTTCAACCTGATCGTCAACCTGCTGCTGGCCCGCGTGACGCCGGCAGCCCAACGGGGGGTGTGA
- a CDS encoding ABC transporter permease has product MVRRVLALTSGRTAVAILTLILLLAALGPLLAPQDPLATGEHPLASASGAHWLGTDHLGRDVLSRLLDGSRVSVLGSLEVALTALAVGAIPGILSVHLGRGFEWLTLRLADTLVALPFLLFAVAVIALLGNGLTQAMLVTGTLVSPLLYRVARAATLAVARSQYVEAALISGASIGWVVRRHVWTKVLPPIAVALAQTIGLGFIIVSSLTFLGIGIQPPAPTWGGLLASDLGYLSHQPWAPVAPALLITVTVWAANLLADTIRDVSGEAGHALVNTRRAQANRLKKPDPDPVPAGGTR; this is encoded by the coding sequence ATGGTGCGTCGCGTTCTCGCACTCACATCCGGACGGACCGCCGTCGCCATCCTCACCCTGATCCTGCTGCTCGCGGCCCTCGGCCCCCTGCTCGCCCCGCAGGATCCGCTGGCCACCGGCGAACACCCGCTCGCCTCCGCCTCCGGAGCGCACTGGCTGGGCACGGACCACCTCGGCCGCGATGTGCTGAGCCGCCTCCTGGACGGCTCCCGCGTGAGCGTCCTCGGTTCGCTCGAAGTCGCCCTGACGGCGCTCGCCGTCGGCGCGATACCCGGCATCCTGTCCGTCCATCTCGGGCGCGGTTTCGAGTGGCTCACCCTCCGGCTCGCCGACACGCTCGTCGCGTTGCCGTTCCTGCTCTTCGCCGTCGCCGTCATCGCCCTGCTCGGCAACGGCCTCACCCAGGCCATGCTCGTCACCGGCACCCTGGTCTCGCCCCTCCTCTACCGGGTGGCCCGCGCGGCCACCCTCGCCGTGGCCCGCTCGCAGTACGTGGAGGCCGCGCTCATCTCCGGCGCCTCGATCGGCTGGGTCGTACGCCGACACGTCTGGACCAAGGTGCTCCCGCCGATCGCGGTGGCGCTCGCCCAGACCATCGGCCTCGGCTTCATCATCGTCTCCAGCCTCACCTTCCTCGGCATCGGCATCCAGCCTCCCGCGCCCACCTGGGGCGGTCTGCTCGCCTCGGACCTGGGCTACCTCAGCCACCAACCATGGGCCCCCGTCGCACCCGCCCTGCTGATCACCGTCACCGTCTGGGCCGCCAACCTGCTCGCCGACACGATCCGTGACGTCTCCGGGGAAGCCGGCCACGCCCTGGTCAACACCCGCAGGGCCCAAGCCAACCGGCTCAAGAAGCCCGACCCCGACCCCGTCCCCGCCGGAGGCACGCGATGA
- a CDS encoding ABC transporter ATP-binding protein produces MTTLSHETVPEHLPGSTRGEPSAPGGPTAPPVLSVRDVHITDHVTGRRIVHGVSFDLAPGRTVGIVGESGSGKTLTCRAALGILPPHFEITAGSVEIVGTDIAALTPRQWTALRGATIGAVFQDPASYLNPSIRVGPQITEVLRVKKGLGRRDARRRTVELLRAVHLRDPELVYGQYTHELSGGMLQRVLIAAAICADPRILIADEATTALDVTVQAEILDLLADLRESAGLALVVVSHDLAVVAQLCDEVLVMRQGHVVEQGPTRAVLHQPRHEYTRLLIAEHEQYGLDKFLAPQEAS; encoded by the coding sequence ATGACGACGCTGTCCCACGAAACCGTCCCCGAGCACCTCCCGGGCAGCACCCGCGGTGAACCGTCCGCTCCGGGCGGCCCCACGGCCCCACCGGTGCTCTCGGTACGCGACGTGCACATCACCGATCACGTCACCGGGCGCCGGATCGTCCACGGGGTGAGCTTCGACCTCGCACCCGGCCGGACGGTCGGCATCGTCGGCGAGTCCGGCAGCGGCAAGACCCTCACCTGCCGGGCCGCGCTCGGCATCCTGCCCCCGCACTTCGAGATCACCGCCGGCTCGGTCGAGATCGTCGGCACGGACATCGCCGCCCTGACGCCTCGACAGTGGACCGCCCTGCGCGGTGCCACGATCGGCGCGGTCTTCCAGGACCCCGCCTCCTATCTGAACCCCTCGATCCGCGTGGGCCCGCAAATCACCGAGGTGCTGCGCGTCAAGAAGGGGCTGGGACGGCGGGACGCACGCCGGCGCACCGTCGAACTCCTGCGGGCGGTGCACCTGCGCGATCCGGAACTGGTCTACGGCCAGTACACGCACGAGCTGTCCGGAGGCATGCTCCAACGCGTCCTGATCGCGGCCGCGATCTGCGCGGACCCGCGGATCCTCATCGCCGACGAGGCCACGACCGCCCTCGACGTCACCGTCCAGGCAGAGATCCTCGACCTGCTCGCCGACCTGCGCGAGAGCGCCGGGCTGGCCCTCGTCGTCGTCTCCCACGACCTGGCCGTCGTCGCCCAACTGTGCGACGAGGTGTTGGTGATGCGCCAGGGCCACGTCGTGGAGCAGGGCCCGACGCGGGCCGTGCTCCACCAGCCGCGGCACGAGTACACCCGACTGCTCATCGCCGAGCACGAGCAGTACGGCCTAGACAAGTTCCTCGCACCCCAGGAGGCGTCGTGA
- a CDS encoding ABC transporter ATP-binding protein: MTVAPAPEAPDAATRPPGPVLEVTDLDVHYGPRRRRQHALRGVSLSIAPGETLGIIGETGSGKSTLARTVLGLVRPSAGSIRVAGEEVTHHDRRQWRGLRRRGIVQYVFQDPLRSLDPDLTVEESLAEPLLIRGVAPGQAAARVRSFLARVHLSEELLGRLPGELSGGQRQRVAVARALVTDPRLVILDEPVSALDSANRVQVLEILKELRAAGVALVFISHDLGSVAGTADRIAVLYRGELVETGATRDLVRAPRHPYTRLLLGSAPTLRSAPADRAEREALRTLLHT, from the coding sequence GTGACCGTCGCACCCGCTCCCGAAGCCCCTGACGCCGCCACTCGGCCGCCGGGGCCGGTCCTCGAAGTCACCGACCTCGACGTGCACTACGGCCCGCGCCGCCGACGTCAACACGCCCTGCGCGGAGTGTCGTTGAGCATCGCGCCCGGGGAGACCCTCGGCATCATCGGCGAGACGGGCTCAGGCAAGTCCACCCTCGCCCGCACCGTCCTCGGCCTGGTCCGCCCCTCGGCGGGCTCGATCCGCGTCGCCGGCGAGGAGGTGACCCACCACGACCGCCGCCAGTGGCGCGGCCTGCGGCGCCGCGGCATCGTCCAGTACGTCTTCCAGGACCCGCTGCGCAGCCTCGACCCGGACCTCACCGTCGAGGAGTCCCTGGCCGAGCCGCTGCTCATACGGGGCGTCGCGCCCGGGCAGGCCGCCGCGCGGGTCCGCTCGTTCCTCGCCCGCGTCCACCTCTCCGAGGAACTGCTCGGCCGGCTGCCCGGAGAGCTGTCCGGCGGTCAGCGCCAGCGCGTGGCGGTGGCCCGCGCCCTGGTCACCGATCCGAGACTGGTCATCCTCGACGAGCCGGTCAGCGCCCTCGACTCCGCCAACCGGGTCCAGGTCCTGGAGATCCTCAAAGAACTCCGCGCCGCCGGGGTCGCCCTCGTGTTCATCTCCCACGACCTCGGCTCCGTCGCCGGCACCGCAGACCGCATCGCGGTCCTCTACCGGGGCGAACTCGTCGAGACCGGCGCCACCCGCGACCTCGTCAGGGCCCCCCGGCACCCCTACACCCGCCTGCTCCTCGGCTCCGCGCCCACCCTGCGCTCCGCACCGGCGGACCGAGCCGAACGGGAGGCCCTGCGCACCCTCCTGCACACCTGA
- a CDS encoding LLM class flavin-dependent oxidoreductase → MSRTIHLALHPYGVGGPGQHGLWKDPRVAKNSSIDINYYINQAKAAEHALFDALFIVDSQFINATYPAHYLNRLEPLTLLSAVATHTRHIGLVGTASSTYNSPFNLARRFASLDHISGGRAGWNVVTSFDTGTSKNFGLEEHLDYTTRYGRAVEFVKVARGLWDSYEDDAFPADPDRGVFLDPSKLHALEHRGEHFDVAGPLNLSRSPQGQPVIFQAGVSEEGRDLAAQVAEGIYAPGGSLEQAQAYYSDIKTRTAAYGRDPEHIKIFIHGGPVVAATDEAARLREREIFEEDNDFDRNLALLGRSFGAYDFSAHDLDAPFPDVAHLAEKGGRTGAAKLIERARTENLTLRQVGALVNEFHRSPFVGSPDTVADTIEKWFEAGTFDGINLAFRTGDDLELFVDGVVPRLQKRGLFRTEYAADTLRGNLGLPIPANRHSRAPQLLNS, encoded by the coding sequence ATGTCCCGCACGATCCACCTCGCACTCCACCCCTACGGCGTCGGCGGCCCCGGCCAGCACGGCCTGTGGAAGGACCCGCGCGTCGCGAAGAACTCCAGCATCGACATCAACTACTACATCAACCAGGCCAAGGCGGCCGAACACGCCCTCTTCGACGCCCTGTTCATCGTCGACAGCCAGTTCATCAACGCCACGTACCCGGCGCACTACCTCAACCGCCTCGAACCACTCACCCTGCTGTCGGCGGTCGCCACCCACACCCGGCACATCGGACTGGTCGGCACGGCGAGCTCCACCTACAACTCGCCGTTCAACCTCGCCCGCCGGTTCGCCTCCCTCGACCACATCAGCGGGGGCCGAGCCGGCTGGAACGTCGTGACCAGCTTCGACACCGGCACGTCGAAGAACTTCGGGCTCGAAGAGCACCTCGACTACACCACCCGATACGGCCGCGCCGTGGAGTTCGTCAAGGTCGCCCGCGGCCTGTGGGACTCCTACGAGGACGACGCGTTCCCGGCCGACCCGGATCGAGGCGTCTTCCTCGACCCCTCGAAGTTGCACGCGCTGGAGCACCGCGGCGAGCACTTCGACGTGGCGGGGCCCCTCAACCTCTCCCGCTCCCCGCAGGGCCAGCCGGTGATCTTCCAGGCCGGGGTCTCCGAGGAGGGCCGCGACCTCGCCGCACAGGTGGCCGAGGGCATCTACGCACCCGGAGGCTCCCTGGAGCAGGCGCAGGCGTACTACTCCGACATCAAGACACGAACCGCCGCGTACGGCCGCGATCCCGAGCACATCAAGATCTTCATCCACGGCGGTCCGGTCGTCGCCGCCACCGACGAGGCCGCCCGGCTCCGCGAGCGGGAGATCTTCGAGGAGGACAACGACTTCGACCGCAACCTGGCCCTGCTCGGCCGGTCCTTCGGCGCGTACGACTTCAGCGCGCACGACCTGGACGCCCCCTTCCCCGACGTCGCGCACCTCGCGGAGAAGGGGGGCCGGACGGGCGCGGCCAAGCTCATCGAGCGGGCCCGCACCGAGAACCTCACACTCCGCCAAGTCGGCGCGTTGGTGAACGAGTTCCACCGCTCACCCTTCGTCGGCTCACCGGACACCGTCGCCGACACCATCGAGAAGTGGTTCGAGGCCGGCACCTTCGACGGCATCAACCTCGCCTTCCGCACCGGCGACGACCTCGAACTCTTCGTGGACGGAGTGGTCCCGCGGCTGCAGAAGCGCGGCCTGTTCCGCACCGAGTACGCGGCCGACACCCTGCGGGGCAACCTCGGCCTGCCGATCCCGGCCAACCGCCACAGCCGCGCACCCCAGCTCCTGAACAGCTGA
- a CDS encoding LLM class flavin-dependent oxidoreductase, with translation MTIETPRFRLGFLTHVQGRGDDPRRSYRNAQELFVAADELGFDVGWVAQHHVSQGGGGLSSPWTFLAHAAARTRRIRLGTAVTVLPLEDPVRLAEDVSTVDALSDGRVEIGVGSGSDEVEYAATDLITQFNPAVPDHDAALRALELIATQVAPALGWKPSTGTPPDPTPAGA, from the coding sequence GTGACCATCGAGACCCCGCGTTTCAGACTCGGCTTCCTCACCCACGTCCAGGGCCGGGGCGACGACCCCCGCCGGAGCTACCGCAACGCCCAGGAACTCTTCGTCGCCGCGGACGAACTCGGTTTCGACGTGGGATGGGTCGCCCAGCACCACGTCTCCCAGGGCGGAGGCGGCCTGTCCTCACCGTGGACCTTCCTCGCCCACGCCGCGGCGAGAACCCGCCGCATCCGCCTCGGCACCGCCGTCACGGTCCTCCCGCTGGAGGATCCGGTCCGCCTCGCCGAGGACGTTTCCACCGTCGACGCGCTCAGCGACGGCCGGGTCGAGATCGGAGTCGGCAGCGGCTCCGACGAGGTGGAGTACGCCGCGACCGACTTGATCACCCAGTTCAACCCGGCCGTTCCGGATCACGACGCGGCGTTGCGTGCCCTCGAACTCATCGCGACGCAGGTGGCGCCGGCTCTGGGCTGGAAGCCCTCGACCGGCACCCCGCCCGACCCCACGCCCGCAGGAGCATGA
- a CDS encoding alpha/beta hydrolase → MAGHTDHHAPEGLLTRGTVIVVPGRGETRATYARFGKRLAADAYRVRVVDPPQAEDELPGGTSVDFGARLARAVEGTADGDGVVRPLVLVGADAGAAAVAALLTRQAQAQALEPDGVVLAGLPGHATGSVDTWDAELDVRTACPTHRGVLSDDAEVRRGSLAEPVPDSLLDAVYEGTVAAPTLLLIGDADPLADHEDLARVAKSLPRARLSLVRGAHHDVLNDVQHRSVAAEVVTFLETVRDGLTPVVVVESSAW, encoded by the coding sequence ATCGCCGGCCACACCGACCACCACGCCCCCGAGGGTCTCCTCACCCGCGGCACGGTCATCGTGGTGCCCGGCCGAGGGGAGACCCGGGCCACGTACGCGCGGTTCGGCAAGCGACTCGCCGCCGACGCCTACCGGGTGCGGGTCGTCGACCCGCCGCAGGCCGAGGACGAGCTCCCGGGCGGCACGTCGGTCGACTTCGGCGCCCGGCTCGCGCGAGCCGTGGAGGGAACCGCCGACGGCGACGGCGTGGTACGGCCGTTGGTACTGGTCGGAGCCGACGCGGGTGCCGCCGCCGTGGCGGCGCTCCTGACCCGGCAGGCGCAGGCGCAGGCCCTGGAACCGGACGGGGTCGTCCTCGCCGGGCTGCCGGGGCACGCCACCGGCTCGGTGGACACCTGGGACGCCGAACTCGACGTACGCACCGCCTGCCCCACGCACCGGGGCGTGCTGAGCGACGACGCCGAGGTCCGCCGGGGGTCGCTGGCCGAACCGGTCCCGGACTCCCTGCTCGACGCCGTGTACGAGGGCACCGTCGCCGCCCCGACACTGCTGCTCATCGGCGACGCCGACCCACTGGCCGACCACGAGGATCTCGCCCGGGTCGCCAAGTCGTTGCCCCGTGCCCGGCTTTCGCTGGTCCGCGGCGCCCACCACGACGTCCTCAACGACGTGCAGCACCGTTCCGTGGCGGCGGAGGTCGTCACCTTCCTGGAGACCGTAAGGGACGGACTGACCCCGGTGGTCGTGGTCGAGTCGAGCGCGTGGTGA
- a CDS encoding flavin reductase family protein — MTISTDPVTQPSVAPAVDTAADVLRHTLRRHAAGVTVITVPGPAGFTATSFTSVSLRPPLVAFYLDLGASTAGSVQRADRFAVHLLGTGNTALARQFARSGVDRFEGVRWTREADGLPLLEDVPAWLTARITQRRHIGDHLLVVGEVETGEVAEDAPALVHHDGAFAAAHRLPSP; from the coding sequence ATGACCATCTCCACCGACCCCGTCACCCAGCCCTCCGTGGCTCCCGCGGTCGACACGGCCGCCGACGTGTTGCGTCACACCCTGCGGCGGCACGCCGCCGGTGTCACGGTGATCACCGTCCCCGGGCCCGCGGGGTTCACGGCCACCTCGTTCACCTCCGTGTCGCTGCGGCCGCCCCTGGTTGCCTTCTACCTGGACCTCGGCGCCTCGACCGCGGGATCCGTACAGCGCGCGGACCGGTTCGCCGTCCACCTGCTCGGCACCGGGAACACCGCGCTGGCACGGCAGTTCGCGCGAAGCGGCGTCGACCGCTTCGAGGGGGTCCGCTGGACGCGGGAGGCCGATGGGCTCCCGCTCCTGGAGGACGTGCCCGCCTGGCTGACGGCCCGCATCACCCAGCGCCGGCACATCGGCGACCACCTCTTGGTCGTCGGCGAGGTGGAGACGGGCGAGGTCGCCGAGGACGCCCCCGCGCTGGTCCACCATGACGGTGCGTTCGCCGCGGCACACCGGCTGCCCTCCCCGTAG